Proteins co-encoded in one Rhopalosiphum maidis isolate BTI-1 chromosome 2, ASM367621v3, whole genome shotgun sequence genomic window:
- the LOC113555001 gene encoding fatty acid synthase-like isoform X1, with translation MEDKENVFEVVISGVGGKFPMSENMDELRRNLNNKVNMVTEYDCRWNKDEWPGVPAATGKISVLQKFDDTFMGINSRIVRTLDPLTRCMLERVYEAIIDAGLNPKHFYESKTSVYTASCVSDSEAIGCDEKLTTPFWLLAHVRALLANRVSNIFNLQGPSYTIDSSWIGGIEILKQAAEDVAKGRIKAALVGVTNIIWHPDMAKHWIGLDKLSPDGICKSFDENASGYGRSEGVVVLLLQRSTDALRSYGTILHCDASICMEKAINFIRPSEDSFRDFFKSFYEDCKVSPANICYLESDGSACKYYEEKELNVSSEIFCENQRISPLLIGSIKSNLGHTEGASSLIAIVKALIALDSGIIPPNINYELPNNKIEALKKGKMKVVTEPTKLEGTIVATTTLGMPSSIGHVLLKQNPKPKSYSQLGPSQRLVILSSRTEKGLSEAIDRVKSLPRDDEYLGLIQNAFSENLNGHFHRGYAILNSEASPTFGVQEIVEFNRPVWFVFAGMGSQWPGMASDLMEIPCFADSVRRCDKYIRPIGYDIFDILTNPDPEILEQKPIISFLAIATMHIAFVDLLTKLGIHPDFMFGHSLGENGCGYADGCFNVYETLMAAYSRGKVSEFLKPEKGLMAAVGLNYQNIPDLPSSIDIGCHNSEDNVTLCGPLNDMENYIETLKKQNVFVRTVNSNGIAYHSRMVERQAEFVQKFIEKAVPNPKKRSSKWISTSVPEKNWDSDLAQWCSGEYHANNFKKTVYFSEAIKKIPKNVIVIEIAPHGLFQGILKSSLDSSCKVVSVAKRGSKSPLKHFLTTLGELYSSGLHFNLDIIYPPPEYPVSRGTPSLAPLVSWNHDETWPINTHYSNSNSGYVQLCLRDKTLRHLLGHKVNDAVVVPFSFFIIEVLKSLENKQSAILNKSYQTIFENVLVHTPLISTAEESTGFYTQIQPGSGSFEVTESQNVLLSGLVYMDDSNHLISPEPPTDYEINIENEWISDTEIYRVFYENNIHISTPYSNIQRILIHDKGFLAIIFWKNDLNINLNSMMQLKMFADFQSHHLPLLPSWFRSLVIDKEIIKNISPGSLIYITFDTRTNVIRGPGIEIETLKTSTFPTIEPKSINLNVQKVQLIEQPNPKVQNFVQFLSICMQLVKNTVNLSSSKLKTKLKINDAIFVESFKRLFEIQPFLKADVEEYSNFQVTDLESNHVLLLVTEHLNEKLNKDIKKCTGKVFVLIKNLTVDDTYTTIVQYEHNGSIYRLITRIVKLPNKILEVSTKNSSWTDNIEQGLKSLSSNVSPIVLIKIDSKNSLQVVQKIENIKSAISFRYVILYDGEQLFDLTKTFFREQIFKGLRQNILKNKSWGSYSILPCIDNLSTDLNANKLQKYVNQESELTIKYMDSIKTNRLEDEVCSQYSGIDHEGKNVMGILKYKTKSKRYEIDDILKWHVDSEFTLEESVKYPLAYSMAYYCMVIKARIKFGDSILIHNGCSLDSQAFIRVALGFNCKIYVTTYNNDQSDFLKSLFPKLSSGNILDLSNNKFEIQLRCLTKGKGCDIVINAIPTKFLWASLRCIKMHGSFIHIGSQDISFHTEIGMYMFLKNISLYGVQGLLSIVNSSVETKNHLKHLVENGIKDKIVNKLYEQMPKTNTISTNNINNTEKINETNNSDHSFVKKEMAYVIIGSATNLWIKTVNWLLQQDVKKLIFIINGTNSIMRRSQRTIYSLIQKYSDVSFIMTSAERFNTIKDGEILLREFTSYSKIEALFCIEMSDTKLKNIDKACRNVLPGLKHFICMQSDANEVCESRNDAHSNCINIQCDKSVQKPETILKYMNKLVESIIDSKPISVIFSDPLISEHENSNSISEYLPKTIDELLDLNIDLPEYPRFESCTSKSLPNTGNNSLLPVFIIPGLGVSRIQPLINQIMHPVFCAKFPSYINSVENAALGLLWPLRQIQAEGPFTIVGETWGGNIAVELAKIMEGFGETVNLLLLDGCPFDNKKRLHLVDNVDFEQLGRNSEEKKKINSLIDVLMNQLSALKDYTPNNTQLAANTIIARPSTSDILDSCINFEKNHCGKLTVHISKKPSYIEFINSLEAAAIINENASFKW, from the exons GGCAAAACATTGGATTGGATTAGATAAACTTAGTCCTGATGGAATTTGCAAGTCATTTGACGAAAATG cTAGTGGATACGGTCGAAGCGAAGGTGTTGTTGTACTTCTACTACAAAGGTCTACTGATGCATTACGTTCTTATGGTACTATTCTCCATTGCGATGCTAGTATTTGCATGGAAAAAGCAATAAACTTTATACGACCATCTGAAGATTCGTTCAGAGActttttcaaatcattttatGAAGATTGTAAAGTTTCACCagcaaatatttgttatttagaaTCTGATGGATCTGCTTGCAAA tattatgaaGAAAAAGAGCTGAATGTATCATCTGAAATTTTCTGTGAAAATCAAAGGATCTCTCCCTTACTAATTGGATCAATAAAAAGTAACTTAGGACATACCGAAGGTGCATCGAGTTTGATAGCAATTGTAAAAGCATTAATAGCGTTAGATTCTGGTATTATTCCACCTAATATCAATTATGAgttaccaaataataaaattgaagctTTGAAGAAAGGAAAAATGAAG gtgGTCACGGAACCTACAAAGTTAGAAGGAACTATTGTTGCCACAACAACTTTGGGAATGCCATCTTCTATTGGCCATGTTTTACTTAAACAAAATCCCAAACCTAAGTCATATTCGCAACTAGGACCTAGTCAAAGATTAGTAATATTGTCGTCAAGAACAGAAAAAGGCCTGTCTGAAGCAATAGATAGAGTTAAATCTTTACCTAGAGATGACGAATATTTAGGACTTATTCAAAATGcatttagtgaaaatttaaatggtCATTTTCATAGAGGTTATGCAATACTTAACTCAGAAGCTTCACCAACATTTGGCGTACAA gaaATAGTGGAATTTAATCGTCCAGTATGGTTTGTTTTTGCTGGTATGGGATCTCAGTGGCCTGGAATGGCATCAGATCTAATGGAAATACCATGCTTTGCTGATAGTGTTAGACGATGTGATAAATACATTCGACCTATtggttatgatatttttgacattttgacAAATCCAGATCCTGAAATTCTTGAacaaaaaccaattatttcATTCTTAGCAATAGCTACAATGCAT ATCGCATTTGTAGATTTGTTAACAAAACTTGGTATTCACCCCGATTTTATGTTTGGGCATTCATTGGGTGAAAATGGATGTGGTTACGCTGATGGGTGTTTCAATGTATATGAAACTTTAATGGCAGCATATTCTAGAGGCAAGGTATCTGAATTCTTAAAGCCAGAAAAAGGCCTTATGGCAGCGGTAG gcttaaattatcaaaatataccaGATCTGCCATCTAGTATTGATATAGGATGCCACAATTCTGAGGATAACGTTACTTTATGTGGCCCATTAAATGATATGGAAAATTACATCGAAACTCTGAAAAAACAGAATGTTTTTGTTAGGACTGTAAATTCAAATGGTATTGCATATCATTCAAGAATGGTTGAACGACAAGCTGAATTTGTTcagaaatttattgaaaaa gcAGTGCCAAATCCAAAGAAACGATCGTCAAAATGGATATCAACTTCAGTGCCTGAAAAAAACTGGGATAGTGATTTAGCACAGTGGTGCTCTGGAGAATATcatgcaaataattttaaaaaaactgtttatttctccgaagcaattaaaaaaatacctaaaaatgttatagtaaTAGAAATAGCTCCTCACGGACTATTTCAAGGAATATTGAAATCGTCCTTAGATAGTTCATGCAAAGTTGTCTCTGTAGCAAAACGAGGAAGTAAAAGtccattaaaacattttctaaCAACACTTGGTGAACTCTATTCTAGCGGTCTTCACTTTAATTTGGATATAATTTACCCTCCACCAGAGTATCCTGTTTCAAGAGGAACCCCGAGCTTAGCTCCTCTTGTATCTTGGAATCATGATGAAACTTGGCCAATTAACACACATTATAGCaat TCAAATTCAGGTTATGTACAACTTTGCCTACGGGATAAAACATTGAGACATCTCTTAGGACATAAAGTCAATGATGCAGTTGTGGTGCCTTTCTCATTTTTCATC ATAGAAGTGTTGAAATCTCtagaaaataaacaatcagcaatcttaaataaatcataccaaacaatatttgaaaacgtTTTGGTTCATACGCCTCTAATTTCTACTGCAGAAG agtcCACTGGTTTCTATACACAAATTCAACCAGGATCGGGTTCTTTTGAAGTAACTGAGTCTCAGAACGTATTATTATCTGGACTGGTGTACATGGATGACAGTAACCATCTTATTAGCCCAGAACCACCAAcagattatgaaattaatattgaaaatgaatGGATATCCGATACTGAAATATATAgagtattttatgaaaataatatccatATCTCAACTCCTTACAGTAATATTCAAAGAATTCTTATTCACGATAaag gtTTCCTGGCAATCATATTTTGGAAAAACGATCTTAACATCAATCTCAACTCAATGAtgcagttaaaaatgtttgctgATTTTCAATCACATCACTTACCTTTACTTCCATCTTGGTTTAGAAGTTTAGTTATCGATaaagaaataatcaaaaatattagccCCGGatcattgatttatattacatttgataCTCGAACTAATGTTATTAGAGGACCCGGCATAGAAATTGAAACTTTAAAGACTTCCACATTTCCAACAATTGAACCAAAGtctataaatttgaatgttcaaaaagtTCAGCTTATCGAACAACCTAATCCAAAAGttcaa aatTTCGTGCAGTTTTTAAGCATTTGTATGCAACTAGTAAAAAATACAGTCAATCTTTCGTCGTCTaagttgaaaacaaaattaaaaattaatgatgctATATTTGTGGAATCATTTAAAAgactttttgaaatacaacCATTTTTAAAG GCAGATGTTGaagaatattcaaattttcaagtaACAGATTTAGAATCAAATCATGTACTACTTTTGGTAACTGAGCATTTAAacgagaaattaaataaagatattaaaaaatgcacaggaaaagtatttgttttgataaagAATTTAACGGTTGATGATACATATACCACAATTGTTCAATATGAGCATAATGGTTCTATTTATCGTCTAATAACACGAATAGTAAAATTACCGAACAAAATTTTAGAAGTTAGTACTAAAAATAGCTCATGGACCGATAACATAGAACAAGGACTTAAGTCGTTATCTAGTAACGTTTCACCAatagttttgattaaaattgattCAAAAAATTCTTTGCAAGTGGtgcaaaaaattgaaaatatcaaatctGCGATTAGctttag ataTGTCATACTTTATGATGGCGAACAATTGTTTGATTTAACCAAAACCTTCTTTAgggaacaaatatttaaagggTTAAggcaaaacatattaaaaaataagagcTGGGGAAGTTATAGTATACTTCCTTGTATAGACAATCTCTCTACAGATTTAAATGCTAATAAATtgcaaaaatatgttaatcagGAAag tgaattaACCATCAAGTATATGGAttctattaaaacaaatagattg GAAGATGAAGTATGTTCACAATACTCGGGTATAGACCATGaaggaaaaaatgtaatgggtattttaaaatataaaactaaaagtaaGCGATATGAAATTGATGATATTTTGAAGTGGCATGTAGATTCTGAATTTACCTTAGAAGAATCAGTAAAATATCCATTAGCTTACTcaatg gcTTATTATTGTATGGTAATTAAAGCGCGTATCAAATTTGGAGATTCAATTCTTATACATAATGGGTGTTCATTAGATAGTCAAGCATTTATAAGAGTTGCTCTAGGATTTAATTGTAAGATCTACGtaactacatataataatgaccAATCtgactttttaaaaagtttatttccAAAG TTGAGTAGCGGCAACATACTAGATCTCAGTAATAACAAGTTTGAAATACAACTAAGGTGTTTAACAAAGGGGAAAGGATGCGACATCGTTATCAATGCTATACCAACCAAATTCCTGTGGGCTTCTCTTCgatgtataaaaatgcatGGCTCATTTATACACATCGGATCACAAGATATCAGTTTTCATACAGAAATTG gtatgtatatgtttttaaaaaatatttcactgtATGGCGTACAAGGCTTATTAAGCATAGTAAATTCTTCTGTCGAAACCAAAAACCATCTCAAGCATCTTGTGGAAAATGGTATCAAGGATAAAATAgtcaataaattgtatgaacAAATGCCAAAAACCAATACAATATCTACTAACAA tatcaataatacagaaaaaataaacgaaacaaataattcagatcatagttttgttaaaaaagaaATGGCATACGTAATTATTGGTTCAGCGACGAATTTATGGATTAAAACAGTTAACTGGCTTCTACAACAAGacgtaaaaaaattgatattcatCATTAATGGTACTAATTCAATAATGAGAAGAAGCCAAAGAACTATATACTCACTTATTCAAAAGTATTCTGATGTTTCGTTTATTATGACTTCGGCTGAAaggtttaatactataaaagatGGGGAAATATTGTTACGGGAATTCACATCGTATTCAAAAATTGAGGCATTGTTTTGTATAGAAATG AGTGACACAAAATTAAAGAACATTGACAAAGCTTGCAGAAACGTTTTACCAGGCTTAAAGCATTTCATATGCATGCAGAGTGATGCAAACGAAGTTTGTGAGTCAAGAAACGACGCACATTCTAATTGCATTAACATACAGTGTGATAAATCCGTTCAAAAACCAGAAAccatattaaagtatatgaataaattggtAGAGTCTATAATTGATTCTAAACCCATTTCAGTTATTTTCAGTGATCCGTTAATATCTGAACATG aaaactcTAATTCAATCTCAGAATATTTACCTAAAACCATCGACGAATTACTTGACCTCAATATAGATTTACCAGAATATCCACGATTTGAAAGTTGTACATCCAAAAGTCTTCCGAATACtggtaataatagtttattaccGGTGTTCATTATTCCTGGGTTAGGAGTTTCGCGGATACAACCTTTAATCAATCAAATTATGCATCCAGTCTTTTGTGCAAAATTTCCATCGTACATTAACTCTGTTGAAAATGCAGCGCTAGGTTTACTATGG cctTTGAGACAAATTCAGGCGGAAGGACCATTCACAATCGTTGGTGAAACATGGGGTGGAAATATTGCTGTCGAACTTGCCAAAATAATGGAAGGATTTGGTGAAACCGTCAATCTTTTATTACTAGATGGCTGTccgtttgataataaaaaacgttTACACCTTGTAGATAACGTAGATTTTGAACAATTGGGTAGAAATTCAGAGGAAAAA aaaaaaataaatagtttgataGATGTGCTTATGAACCAATTAAGTGCATTAAAAGATTACACCCCCAATAATACTCAACTTGCAGCCAATACGATCATTGCTAGACCTTCTACTTCGGATATTTTAGACTCCTGTATTAATTTCGAAAAA AACCATTGCGGAAAATTAACAGTGCACATTTCTAAGAAGCCGTCATATATCGAATTTATCAATAGTTTGGAGGCTGCtgctattataaatgaaaatgcaTCGTTTAAGTGgtag